In Arcanobacterium canis, the sequence CAAACCCTGCGGAACATTCCACGCCGTTACTTCGACGATGCCGCCAAGGGTATCACCTGCTTTTTTTGCCTCATCGATCTGAGCAATGAAGCTCTGAGCGAGTTCTGGATCGAGTTGGCGCACTGGGCTTGCATCCAAAGCTTGTGCCATCTGCGCCGATGCTGGTGGAACTTCGGAGCGAATCGATCCGATACCAATTACCTGCGAAACGATCTCAATGTCTGCAACCTGGCGCAGCAACTGCTTGGCAACTTCGCCAAGTGCCACCCGCGCAGCTGTTTCTCGCGCTGAGGCACGTTCAAGGACATTTCGAGCCGAGGAAAACCCGTACTTATTCATCCCGACAAGATCAGCATGACCAGGGCGTGGCTGAGTCAATGGCCGGTAGCGTGCGATCTCCTTCGCATCCCCTTTTCCATCACTACGCACGAGAGCATCATGAGAAACGGGTTGGGGGGACATGACAGCTTCCCATTTGGGCCATTCAGTATTTGCGATTGTCATGGCAATCGGCGAACCGAGAGTTATGCCGTGTCGCACTCCTGAAAGAATTTCAAGCTGGTCCGCTTCAAATTTTTGTCTGCTCCCTCGGCCATATCCATGGCGACGACGTGCAAGTGCTTTTTCGATTGCTTCGTCACTGATATCGACACCCGCTGGGATTCCCTCAATGAGCGCCACCAAAGCTTTTCCGTGTGATTCACCCGCAGTTGACCAATGCATGAAAGTATTATCTCACGTTAACGCGTCAACGCACGCACATCCGGCAACAAGGGCAGGACCGAATGGATGGGTGTCTGTCCGATGCAACCGTTGACGAATCATCAAGGTACCAAGCGCCACGCAGTGACAAGCGATCGCAATCACACACGCCCACCATATTCGCTGTGGTGCAAGGGCCCCTTGCCACAGAGCGATCGCGAGAAGTAAGCGGGCATCCCCTACTCCGATGAGACGTCCTCGGCTGGCTAACGAAATTCCTGCTATGACACCGGCACAGCCGACGCTCCAGAGCCAATGAAGCAGAGGCGTCCCCTGGGATATTGCCGCAATCATGGCCACAATAATCGCAATATTTGTCCACGACACTCGTAGTGTTTGGGTGTGAAAATCTAAGCGGGCATTTGCGATCAACGGAAGATAAAACACTCCCATCAGCGCAAGTCGCCAGGGAGTGTCCTGGTTGAAAAAAGCACACAGAACAACCGCGATGGTGAGTAAAACAGCCATGGCGTCACGATATCTCGGGCCCACAATCACGCAGCGAAGTTTTCCACAACCTTTTCAATAACGCTGAGATCGGGATTCACTCCGGTGAGGATCCGTTGCGCATCTTCAATTTGTCGAGCAAGAATTGCCCCGTACGTAACGGCGCCTCCTTCACCAGCAGCGACACGGATGACAGGTACCCCACAGTGCTGTATCTGCGCACTCACATTCTGCGGGATCATGCCGCAGATCATGAGTGAATCGAATTCACCAAGACGACCGATCAGTGCATCGAAACGCACGGCAGACACATCAAGGCCTAAACGGTGTGCCGCTGATATTGCTGAACCTGGCCCTGCCGAATTAAGAGGTGCAAGGAAAATTGAGCGCGCTTTGAGCTCTACCGCACTAGCGAGTGCGCTCGCTGCAAGTTCTCGACCACCGAGGATCGCTGTGGTGCCGAGTTCGACGCTTGCAGCACGAGTTGCACGCACAATTCCGGAGGTGAGCGAGTGGCAACCGATTGCCATACGTGCGTTGCCCGTCGGTTGGAACGCCACCACAGACCGAACCGACGTCTCTTTCGCGAGGCCGTCGTCAAGATCAGTCACGCCTGCGACGGCGGCACATAAGCTCGGATGAAACTCGATACCGACGACGTCGTCAGGTGCGTGTCGGATGATATCGGCAACCTCGAGAGCTGAGGCATCTCGTCCGGTCGCCTCAACTCCCGTCGCCCGATGCGCCGCGATGACACAGTGGCGCCATCGCGACGGGCCAACGACCTCAATTCTCACTTCTTATCCTGCGGGTGATCTTCAAGCCACTTGCGGAATTGGGCAACGTTCGCATTGTGTTCATCGAGATTATCGGCGAACTTTGTCTCCCCCGTATTGAGATCAACCGTGACGAAGAACAGCCACTTTCCTGCTGGAGGATTGATCGAATCACGAATAACTTCCATCGACGGATTCGAAATCGGAGCAGGTGGGAGGCCCTTATGACGATAGGTGTTGTACGGGTTGTCGTTCTTCAGATCGGCAGCCGTCGGGACACCACCACTCTTACCCACACCGTACAGAACAGTTGAGTCCATCTGAAGCAGCCCGTGAGAGACTGACTTGTCCTCAAGTCGGTTGAGAATGACACGAGCAACCTGACCGCGATATTTTTCAAAGCTGACTTCGCGTTCAACGATCGAAGCGATAATGAGTTGACGTTGCCACTGATCCTGGGAAATCCCTAACTTCTCAAGCTCACTAATACGCCGTTCGACCATCTTCTTGAGCGCCTGAGCGGGAGTTGTCCCCGGGTCAAAATTATATGTCGCAGGTGAGAGCCAACCTTCAATATTGCCCTTGGCAACACCAGGAAGACCAATCGCTGCAGAATCCTTCGACGCAGCGACGATGTCCTCAAGCGGAATTTGCATGACGTTCGCCATGCGTTCAAATACGTGACGGGCAGTAAATCCTTCGACGACTGTCACGCCCGCATTCGCTTTCGCTGCTGGATCGAGAAGACGAGCAACTGCGCTCGCTCCCGACATTTGCTTACGCATTGTGTAGGACCCAGGCTGAATTTGTGCCGCGCGAGGAGACTCTTTGAAGGCTGCAACGAAAGAGGCAGCTGACTTCACGACGCCTTTTTCCTGGAGAATCTTTCCCATCGCTGTACCAGTGGCCCCCTCGGGAATCGTGACAACGATTTCACCTGTACCTTCACCGGTATAATCCGAAACGGATGATGACGTCAAGGCATGCTTCACCCACGGCACCACAGCGAAGCCAACCCCGGTGACGAGCATCGCGGTGACGAACAGAGCGATCGCTGTCTTGATCTTGCGCCGACGACGAGCACGTTCCCGACGTCGCCCGGCCCCTGGCGAGTGGGCAGAGTCCGCACCGAAGAATTCAGACATCGTTGGTCCTTTCAATCAATTCACCGGGTTCGCGCCCTGTGTTCTTTTCAAATTGCAGTGCCGACTCAAGAATAATGACTGCCGCGACTTGGTCAACAACTGCGCGATGAGAAATCTCAGCTCTCCCGGCCTCATGGAGCTGGCGATGCGCCGTAACGGTACTCATCCGTTCGTCCACGAGGCGAATGGGCACGTCCACACGTTTGGCCAAACGTCGTGCCCATCGACGGCATTCCTTAGCAGATTTCCCTTCAGTTCCATCCATATTCAGAGCAAGTCCGACCACTACTTCAATAGCGTCGAAATCGTTGACCCAGCGCGCAACTTGACCGAGATCGTTTTTTCCTCTAGCTAACGTAGCGAGAGGAGTTGCGAGGATCCCGGCCGAGTCGCACTTGGCCACGCCAACGCGTGCCATACCGACGTCGACCGAGATCCTTACTCCCCGACGGAACTCAGGCAAGTGCGCCCCGAATCGTCTCGAGCGCTGCGTCAATCTTGGAGATATCCGTGCCACCACCCTGAGCAAGGTCAGGGCGACCGCCACCGCCGCCACCGAGAGTCTTGGCGGCAAGCGATACGAGAGCACCAGCCTTCACACCGTTCTTCTGAGCTGCGTCGTTGACCGCAACAACTACCGAGGGACGTCCGTTCGCTACGCCAATAAGAGCAACGACGCCTGCCTCAGAGCCGAAGCGTGTACGAAGATCGGTAGCTGCAGTACGAACTTCGTCCGCCGACGCCACATCACCAATTGTGGCAACCACAGCATCGACGCTACCAATACGAATGCGCGACGCGAAAAGCGACTCGAATGTGGATGCGAGCTTGTCGTATCGAAGTGCCGCGATTTGCTTCTCAGCTTCCTTCAAACGATTGAGGAGCGAATCGATATGCTCAGGAAGTTCCTCAGGGCGAACTTTCGTCAGGGACGCAAGGTGGGAAACCATAGCGCGCTCACGAGCTCCTTGAGCGTAGGCCCCTGGGCCGACAAGAGCCTCGATACGGCGAACGCCCGAACCAATGGACGACTCTCCGAGCACTGAGACAAGACCAATATTGCCTGTTTCAGGAACGTGCGTTCCTGCACACAGTTCACGCGACCAATCGCCACCAATGGAGACAACACGAACTTCTTTTCCGTACTTCTCTCCGAACAATGCCATTGCACCCGACTTCTTGGCATCATCCAGGCTCATGATCTGATCCGTGACAGCAAGATTTTCTTGCAATCGCTGGTTCGTACGCTCCTCAATTTCGTGCATCGTCGCTGTCGGAACAGACTCTCCGTGGCGGAAGTCGAAACGAAGACGTGACGGTGAATTCTCAGAACCTGCCTGGGTCGCTTGGTCACCAAGGTACTCGTGGAGCACCTTGTGAACCATATGCGTTGCGGTGTGAGCACGCGCAATTTCTTCACGACGCTGAATGTCGATCTGAGAGAATACCGAATCGTTGAGCGCAATAGAACCTTCTGTGAGGGTACCGCGATGGACGAAAAGCCCCTTCACCGGCATCTGCACGTCATCGACTTCGAACATGCCGCCGCCGGCTACAGAAATCGTTCCATGATCGGCGAGCTGTCCACCTTGCTCAGCCCAGAACGGCGTCTGATCAAGGATGATATCGACTTCGGCTGGTGCTTCAGCAGCAGGAACAGGCTGGCCATCCTTCAAGAGTGCGACAACTTTGCCATCTGCAGAATAATCCGTGTACCCAAGGAAGTGAGTATTTGCGCCTTCTTTCGCCTGGATCTCATGGTAGACAGTGGCATCCACATGGCCGGTCTTCTTTGCGCGTGCATCGGCACGAGCACGGTCCTTCTGTTCTTGCATGAGAGCACGGAATTCACCTTCGTCAACCTTGACACCTTTTTCACCGGCCATCTCAAGCGTGAGATCAATTGGGAAACCGTAGGTATCATGCAGCGTAAAGGCGTCCGAACCTGACAGCGGAACGCCTGCTTTGGACGCCTTCGCGACGGCGGCATCGAAAATTTGTGTGCCCTGATTGAGAGTACGGCGGAATGCGTCTTCTTCGCCGTATGCAACCCGAGAAATACGATCAAATTCTGCCTCAAGTACAGGATAGGACTCTTTCATCGCGTCCTTCGACGCTGTGAGGAGAACAGGAAGTGCCACATCATCATAACCCAGAAGACGAACTGAACGGACAGAGCGGCGGATCAGACGACGAAGCACGTAGCCACGGCCGTCATTTCCTGGAGTGACACCGTCGGCAATCAGCATCAGTGCCGAGCGCACGTGGTCAGCAATGACACGCATCTGAACGTCGTCCTCAGAGTTGTCGCCGTACTTCTTACCGGTCAGTTTCTCTGTTGCCTCGATGACCGGGTAAACCTGGTCGGTTTCGTACATGTTTGGCTTATCTTGCAAGACAAATGCAAGGCGCTCTAAGCCTGCACCCGTATCGATTGCCGTTTGGTCAAGATCTCCGAGAAGTGGGAAGTCCTTTCCTTCGCCTTCACCGCGTAGGAACTGGTCAAACACAAGATTCCAGATTTCCAAGTAGCGATCACCGCCCGGATCAACAGTGCCGCCAACAGCTTCGGGGCCGTAAGCTGGGCCACGGTCGTAGTGGATCTCTGCACACGGACCTGCCGGACCAGGCTGACCCGTGGACCAGAAGATTTCTTCACGCTTGAGCTTGACGATGTGCTTCGGATCAACGCCAACCTTGACGAGCTCGTTGAATGCGACATCATCTTCTTCCCAGATGGTGACCCACAAGCGATCAATTTCTAGACCATAACCACCCTCTTCAATAGATGATGTGAGCAGACCAAAAGCCAGATCAATAGCGCCTTCTTTAAAGTAATCACCGAAGGAAAAATTGCCACACATCTGGAAAAAGGTGCCGTGACGGGTTGTATGACCGACGTTTTCGATGTCGTTCGTACGAATACATTTCTGTACTGATGCCACACGTGGGTAGGGGGCTTTCTCCGTGCCGATAATGTAGGGAATGAACGGCACCATTCCTGCGATCGTGAAAAGGATCGACGGATCTGGTGAAACAAGCGAGATCGAATCTTCGATCTTGTGGTTGTGCTTGTCGAAGTACTCAAGCCAACGACGGCGGATTTCAGCTGTACGCATTCTCTTCCTTAGTTTTCCTGATTCTCTTCACGGTGAGAGAAAGTAGTTTTCACTTTCGCGGCTCCCTTTCGTAGAGCGACAAAAGGCGCTCCGACGGTGGAGGTCACGAGAGTAGTCATCGCGGAAATATCTTCTGTGGTTCGGGCAGCTGCTGCGGTGATCTGATCCAAGCGAGCCACCTGACTATTCGCGCCAGCAACTGTCTGAGCTGCTTCGTCAATCGCTGGCAGGGTGTGCTCCGTGAGTTCACGCAGTGATTCAGCGAGTCGATCAAGCACACCAGAGAGCTTGTTCAGCGGCCGAATCATGAAATACACGAGAGCCAAAAAGGCAAGCGCTGCAATAAGCGCCGCGATCTGTCCGAGAGTCACAGGTTCCATAGATGGTAGTTTACCTGAATACAGCAACGCGCCGCGGTGAGCCGCGGCGCGTTGCGAAGTTATGATCAGCGCGAGTAGTGCTCGACGACCATCTGGATCTCGCAGGTAACCGGGATTTCCGGACGCAGCGGGAGACGGACGAACTCGAAACGCAGCTTCTCGAGGTCAACCTTGATGTACTCAGGAGCAGCTGGCAGAACGTCAGCATGTTGACCCTGAGCAGCGGCAAGGAACATCGGCGAAGTCTGCGACTTCGGCTTTACCTGAACAACCTGACCAGGCTTGACGCGGAACGACGGGCGATCAACGTGCTTGCCGTCAACGAGGATGTGGCCATGAACCACAATCTGACGAGCCTGGGCGATCGTACGAGCGAAACCGGCGCGAAGAACGAGGGCGTCAAGACGCGATTCAAGAAGAGCCATCAGGTTCTCACCCGACATACCTTCCATCTTGCGAGCTTCGTTCCAGATCTTACGGAGCTGAGCTTCGCGAATGCCGTACTGAGCACGAAGACGCTGCTTCTCCTTCAAACGGATCGAGTAATCGGAATCCTTGACGCGGCCACGGCCATGCTCACCTGGACGGTAGGGGCGGCGCTGCATGTAGCGCTCAGCCTTGGGGGTCAGAGCAATGCCGAGGGCACGGGACATACGCACAGACTTGCGTGCGCGGTTCTTCGAAGACATGTTTCTCCTGTCGACTTATTGGCACGTTTCACCGGATTTCGGGGAAAACGCGGGGCCAACCACAATGGCTAAGACCCCAGGTGTTGCACGCGCAACCCGATAACTATAGCACTATCTGTTTAAAATATGCTGGATCTTCGCCATTCGCGCCGTGATTTGCGCCTCGAAGCCTCGCTCTAGCGGCTCGTAATAAACAGTCCCTCTCAGTTCATCTGGAAGATACTGTTGCGCTGCGACACCACTGGGCAGGTCATGCGGGTAGATATAGTTCACGTTGTCACCCGTCTGCGCAGCAGCAATCTTTGATGCCTTGACACTTTGGTCACGCAAATGCACCGGAACCTGCCCAATTTTTCCAGCCCGAACATCGGCGATTGCCTTGTTAATCGCAAGATATGCACGGTTCGATTTCGGCGCTGTTGCCAGATGAACTACAGCCTCAGCAAGAATAATTCGTGCCTCTGGCATACCCACGAGAGCCACCGATTGCGCTGCCGCAGTTGCCGTTTGAAGCGCTGAAGGATCGGCCATCCCAATATCTTCCGCCGCCGAGATCATTAAGCGCCGGGCTACAAATCTCGGATCTTCACCAGCCTCAAGCATACGGGCGAGGTAGTGCATTGCCGCGTCCACGTCCGATCCCCGTATCGACTTAATAAAAGCCGAAATAACGTCATAGTGTTGATCACCATCGCGATCGTAACGCACGGCATAAACGTCAACTGCCGCTTCGACGTCGGCGAGAGTCACATGCGCTCCCCCGCCGCTTGCAGCCGCCTCAAGAATCGTCAGCGACCTGCGCCCATCAGCTCCCGCAAGCCGAATGATCGCGTCACGAGCATCGGCGTCAAGCGTGACGCGGCCGGACAAGCCTCGTTCGTCCACAAGCGCCCGATCGATCAGTACGCCGACGTCGTCGGAACCAAGCGGATGGAGCGTGAGTAAAAGGGAACGCGAGAGCAACGGTGAGATAACAGAAAAGGATGGGTTCTGTGTGGTTGCTGCAATGAGAACAACCCAAAGATTTTCGACTGCCGGCAACAGGGCATCCTGCTGCGTTTTGGAAAACCGATGAACTTCATCGACAAACAGGACAGTCTCTTGCCCATCGGTCATCAAGCGGCGCTTCGCGTCTTCAATCACGTTGCGCACATCCTTCACACCGGCAGAGACAGCGGAGATCTCTACAAAACGCCGATTGCCTGCTCGAGCGACGAGATAAGCAAGGGTGGTCTTCCCGATCCCAGGCGGACCCCATAAAAATACTGAAGACGCGGCTGACGCATCACCTTTGATCATCCGTGTCAGTGGCTGGCCAGGACCGAGTAAATGTTTCTGTCCAACCACCTCATCGATTGTCCGTGGACGCATTCGCACCGCGAGAGGCGCATGTGAATGATCAGGCGTCCCGACGTCGTTAACTGTTGCACTTTCAAAAAGATCCACACACCCATCGTAGGGGTTTCCCACGTTCAACATCAGCTGGAACCACGGCATTTGCGAGACTCGTTCGCCCTCAAGAAAATCGCTATTGTCTTTGCCGACGCAGTGCCACGATAGAAGTATGTTCACAGGTATCGCTCGGGTTGTTGGTCGATTCCCTCGATCAATGGTGGCAGCGTGGGCCGCCTTTGTGGCTCTCGCATTACTCGCCGCAATGTGGGGTTTTGGTGCTGGTGGACTTTTTACGCGAATGGCAACCACCAAATCGCTTGTTCCTGGTTCTCAGTCCGACATCGTCGCTCAAGCAACAAACACAGAATCTGAGCATCGCGTGCTCGTCTCCGTCACCGGAACAACCGCGCAAGAATCGCGCGAAGCGTTGACTCAATTGCGCAACGGCGTCGAGCCACACGGCCAAGTGACGGACCCGCTTATTGTCGCTGAGAAATTCGCTCATGCGAAGATTGATCAGCGCAATCAGGCGATCACTCAGGCGCTATCGAAAAATGCTCGGGCGATTGAAGCGGCAAAAGCTCAGGCAGTAGCAGCTGCTCAACCTCAGCTCTCCAAACTTTCACCACCTGAACGCGAACGCTTTCTTGCCTCAATTTCTACCCGAGCAGAATCGGCGGCGAAGAAAAACATCGCTGACCAAGCGGGCACGATTGCTGATGAAAAAATTGCCCAGTTGCACGATCCGAGTGTTGATTTGATCAGTGCAGATGGATACGCCGTCGTCATCACTTACAACGGTCCTGATGATGAATCACGGGTGCTCGACGCGATCAACACATTTGGTCGCACAATTGCTCCAGCTCATGCCCATGCTGTCTCTGCGCACCTATTTGAACATGCGGTGCTCGGACAGGTGACGCAGGATCTCGTGACTGGCGAAGCAATCGGATTGCCAACAGCACTCGTCTTACTCATTGTCATCTTTGGTGGCCTACTTGCCGCTGGATTACCGCTGGTGACCGCAATAGTGTCAATCGTGATCGGCATGGGTGAGGTGTGGGGCCTGACGTTCGCCACCACAGTGGATTCCTACATCGTAAATGTTTTGTCCATTATCGGCCTCGCGCTCTCAATCGACTACGGACTGTTGATGGTCTCACGTTTCCGAGAAGAAGTCGCTCAGGAATTAGATCGCGAAGGATATTCGCTCACCACTGGTGATCTGCCCGACGATGTTCGTCGTCTTGTCCGCACTTGCGTCACCGCCATGATCACGACTTCTGGGCGGACAATCGCCTACTCTGCGCTGACTATTATCGTCTCCATCGCTGGTTTACTCACAATGGCACCCCCGATGATCAAGATGATTGGTGCCGGGGCTATGCTTGTCACTTTCGTCGCGGTGGCGTCAGCGTTGACACTCCTGCCAGCATTGATCGTTCTCCTTGGTCAGCGACTCATTCGTCCATCGATTCTGACTCGCATCCCTCATTTCGGCAAACTTGTGAAGGGCGCTGGTGATCGCACAAGTGATCACGGATTCTTCTCCCGCATTGCAGCGAAAGTCCACGCCCACCCGTGGCCAGTATTATGTTCAACAGTCACATTACTCATCATCGCAGCCTTGCCAATTGCCTCCCTTCAGATGCGTTCCTCTTTCATCGAAAACGTTCCCAAAGATTCCTCCGTTATCGCTGGTTATCAGGATATCCAGGACCGATATCCGCTCCTGCGCACACCCGAGGCAACGATCCTCTTTCCCCGCGGCGACAAGGCACCAACACAACAGCTCGCAGAGGTAAACGGAGTCACGCATATTAGCGCACCCCGTCAACTCGGTCATCGACAAGCAGTTGACGTTTACGTCAACGCAGCGGATCCTGTCGGTACGAAAGTGACCGACGTCGTAGCCGCCTTGCGTTCGACGTTCCCACACGCCGACGTCGGTGGCGCGGCAGCAATGCAAGCAGACTTCAATGCAGCTGTGCTCAGTGCAGCGCCAGGGGCAATCGCCATTATGGTTGTCTCAGTGGTGATTTTGCTGTTCTTAATGACAGGTTCATTTATCGCACCGCTCAAAGCACTCATTATTAATTCGTTCTCCTTGATCGCGGGAATGGGAATCACCGTGTCGCTCTTTGAGCACGGGTTGTTGGGGCTACCTGTCGTTGGCGGACTTCAGACGTTCGTTGTGGCGTTGGGCTTCGCCTTCGGATTTGGGCTGGCGATGGATTACGAAGTCTTTTTGCTCGCGCGCGTGAAAGAGATGTGGGATAAGGGCCACTCAAATGACCGAGCCGTGGAACTCGGACTTCAACATTCGGGGCGCATCATTACGTCTGCTGCAGCAATTATTATTGCGGTCTTCGTCGGTTTTACTTTTGCTGACATGCTTGCAATCAAGCAAATCGGAGTAGCCCTGGCTATCATTGTTCTTCTCGACGCAACAGTCGTCCGTTTACTGCTTGTCCCAGCATTGATGACTCTCATGGGCGATTGGAACTGGTGGGCGCCACGATGGGCGAAAAAGTTCTATGAAAAATTCCGTCTCGCGGGCTAAATGCCACGCGAGACGGAAGAGTGTCAGCCCAACTCTGTGAAGGGTTCTCGACGGCCTTCAATCAGATGAGCACCGTTGGTCAACCCGACACGTGAGTAAATTCGTCCTGCTCCCTCATTCCATGCCCACATACCAAAGTAAATCGCGTCATGGGATTCGAGAGCGAGATTGACCGCCGCAACCATGAGTGTCGAAGCGTACCCGCGTCCACGAAAAGTCGGGACGGTGCCAAGACCATGGAAGTAAGCCAATCTTTGTTCGCCGACCACACGGGTTTCAAATCCCATCAC encodes:
- the mltG gene encoding endolytic transglycosylase MltG — translated: MSEFFGADSAHSPGAGRRRERARRRRKIKTAIALFVTAMLVTGVGFAVVPWVKHALTSSSVSDYTGEGTGEIVVTIPEGATGTAMGKILQEKGVVKSAASFVAAFKESPRAAQIQPGSYTMRKQMSGASAVARLLDPAAKANAGVTVVEGFTARHVFERMANVMQIPLEDIVAASKDSAAIGLPGVAKGNIEGWLSPATYNFDPGTTPAQALKKMVERRISELEKLGISQDQWQRQLIIASIVEREVSFEKYRGQVARVILNRLEDKSVSHGLLQMDSTVLYGVGKSGGVPTAADLKNDNPYNTYRHKGLPPAPISNPSMEVIRDSINPPAGKWLFFVTVDLNTGETKFADNLDEHNANVAQFRKWLEDHPQDKK
- the alaS gene encoding alanine--tRNA ligase encodes the protein MRTAEIRRRWLEYFDKHNHKIEDSISLVSPDPSILFTIAGMVPFIPYIIGTEKAPYPRVASVQKCIRTNDIENVGHTTRHGTFFQMCGNFSFGDYFKEGAIDLAFGLLTSSIEEGGYGLEIDRLWVTIWEEDDVAFNELVKVGVDPKHIVKLKREEIFWSTGQPGPAGPCAEIHYDRGPAYGPEAVGGTVDPGGDRYLEIWNLVFDQFLRGEGEGKDFPLLGDLDQTAIDTGAGLERLAFVLQDKPNMYETDQVYPVIEATEKLTGKKYGDNSEDDVQMRVIADHVRSALMLIADGVTPGNDGRGYVLRRLIRRSVRSVRLLGYDDVALPVLLTASKDAMKESYPVLEAEFDRISRVAYGEEDAFRRTLNQGTQIFDAAVAKASKAGVPLSGSDAFTLHDTYGFPIDLTLEMAGEKGVKVDEGEFRALMQEQKDRARADARAKKTGHVDATVYHEIQAKEGANTHFLGYTDYSADGKVVALLKDGQPVPAAEAPAEVDIILDQTPFWAEQGGQLADHGTISVAGGGMFEVDDVQMPVKGLFVHRGTLTEGSIALNDSVFSQIDIQRREEIARAHTATHMVHKVLHEYLGDQATQAGSENSPSRLRFDFRHGESVPTATMHEIEERTNQRLQENLAVTDQIMSLDDAKKSGAMALFGEKYGKEVRVVSIGGDWSRELCAGTHVPETGNIGLVSVLGESSIGSGVRRIEALVGPGAYAQGARERAMVSHLASLTKVRPEELPEHIDSLLNRLKEAEKQIAALRYDKLASTFESLFASRIRIGSVDAVVATIGDVASADEVRTAATDLRTRFGSEAGVVALIGVANGRPSVVVAVNDAAQKNGVKAGALVSLAAKTLGGGGGGRPDLAQGGGTDISKIDAALETIRGALA
- a CDS encoding MMPL family transporter, with the protein product MFTGIARVVGRFPRSMVAAWAAFVALALLAAMWGFGAGGLFTRMATTKSLVPGSQSDIVAQATNTESEHRVLVSVTGTTAQESREALTQLRNGVEPHGQVTDPLIVAEKFAHAKIDQRNQAITQALSKNARAIEAAKAQAVAAAQPQLSKLSPPERERFLASISTRAESAAKKNIADQAGTIADEKIAQLHDPSVDLISADGYAVVITYNGPDDESRVLDAINTFGRTIAPAHAHAVSAHLFEHAVLGQVTQDLVTGEAIGLPTALVLLIVIFGGLLAAGLPLVTAIVSIVIGMGEVWGLTFATTVDSYIVNVLSIIGLALSIDYGLLMVSRFREEVAQELDREGYSLTTGDLPDDVRRLVRTCVTAMITTSGRTIAYSALTIIVSIAGLLTMAPPMIKMIGAGAMLVTFVAVASALTLLPALIVLLGQRLIRPSILTRIPHFGKLVKGAGDRTSDHGFFSRIAAKVHAHPWPVLCSTVTLLIIAALPIASLQMRSSFIENVPKDSSVIAGYQDIQDRYPLLRTPEATILFPRGDKAPTQQLAEVNGVTHISAPRQLGHRQAVDVYVNAADPVGTKVTDVVAALRSTFPHADVGGAAAMQADFNAAVLSAAPGAIAIMVVSVVILLFLMTGSFIAPLKALIINSFSLIAGMGITVSLFEHGLLGLPVVGGLQTFVVALGFAFGFGLAMDYEVFLLARVKEMWDKGHSNDRAVELGLQHSGRIITSAAAIIIAVFVGFTFADMLAIKQIGVALAIIVLLDATVVRLLLVPALMTLMGDWNWWAPRWAKKFYEKFRLAG
- a CDS encoding replication-associated recombination protein A, whose translation is MDLFESATVNDVGTPDHSHAPLAVRMRPRTIDEVVGQKHLLGPGQPLTRMIKGDASAASSVFLWGPPGIGKTTLAYLVARAGNRRFVEISAVSAGVKDVRNVIEDAKRRLMTDGQETVLFVDEVHRFSKTQQDALLPAVENLWVVLIAATTQNPSFSVISPLLSRSLLLTLHPLGSDDVGVLIDRALVDERGLSGRVTLDADARDAIIRLAGADGRRSLTILEAAASGGGAHVTLADVEAAVDVYAVRYDRDGDQHYDVISAFIKSIRGSDVDAAMHYLARMLEAGEDPRFVARRLMISAAEDIGMADPSALQTATAAAQSVALVGMPEARIILAEAVVHLATAPKSNRAYLAINKAIADVRAGKIGQVPVHLRDQSVKASKIAAAQTGDNVNYIYPHDLPSGVAAQQYLPDELRGTVYYEPLERGFEAQITARMAKIQHILNR
- a CDS encoding DUF948 domain-containing protein, whose protein sequence is MEPVTLGQIAALIAALAFLALVYFMIRPLNKLSGVLDRLAESLRELTEHTLPAIDEAAQTVAGANSQVARLDQITAAAARTTEDISAMTTLVTSTVGAPFVALRKGAAKVKTTFSHREENQEN
- the rpsD gene encoding 30S ribosomal protein S4; its protein translation is MSSKNRARKSVRMSRALGIALTPKAERYMQRRPYRPGEHGRGRVKDSDYSIRLKEKQRLRAQYGIREAQLRKIWNEARKMEGMSGENLMALLESRLDALVLRAGFARTIAQARQIVVHGHILVDGKHVDRPSFRVKPGQVVQVKPKSQTSPMFLAAAQGQHADVLPAAPEYIKVDLEKLRFEFVRLPLRPEIPVTCEIQMVVEHYSR
- a CDS encoding prepilin peptidase; amino-acid sequence: MAVLLTIAVVLCAFFNQDTPWRLALMGVFYLPLIANARLDFHTQTLRVSWTNIAIIVAMIAAISQGTPLLHWLWSVGCAGVIAGISLASRGRLIGVGDARLLLAIALWQGALAPQRIWWACVIAIACHCVALGTLMIRQRLHRTDTHPFGPALVAGCACVDALT
- the ruvX gene encoding Holliday junction resolvase RuvX, which produces MARVGVAKCDSAGILATPLATLARGKNDLGQVARWVNDFDAIEVVVGLALNMDGTEGKSAKECRRWARRLAKRVDVPIRLVDERMSTVTAHRQLHEAGRAEISHRAVVDQVAAVIILESALQFEKNTGREPGELIERTNDV
- the aroC gene encoding chorismate synthase encodes the protein MHWSTAGESHGKALVALIEGIPAGVDISDEAIEKALARRRHGYGRGSRQKFEADQLEILSGVRHGITLGSPIAMTIANTEWPKWEAVMSPQPVSHDALVRSDGKGDAKEIARYRPLTQPRPGHADLVGMNKYGFSSARNVLERASARETAARVALGEVAKQLLRQVADIEIVSQVIGIGSIRSEVPPASAQMAQALDASPVRQLDPELAQSFIAQIDEAKKAGDTLGGIVEVTAWNVPQGLGTYAVDDQRLDAKIAGAMMSIPSVKGVEIGDGFTSAMRRGSQAHDEIYRSDRVYRRTNRAGGIEGGISNGEAITVRLAFKPISTVPRALETIDVVTGDSATANHQRSDTCAVVPGAVIAEAMLALVIAQALLDKTGGDSLAEVRRNLDGFLAHIPQMQR